Proteins from a single region of Hordeum vulgare subsp. vulgare chromosome 6H, MorexV3_pseudomolecules_assembly, whole genome shotgun sequence:
- the LOC123402856 gene encoding uncharacterized protein LOC123402856 codes for MEPSDLNTHLPPRKRLLAGLRTAAAASPCDAAPAPEPPLLLPDGLAARLRDMPPASTQQEIIQAAQRAVDAAEAAAAAARAAAVDKAAVAARARAAARAAMEFLDSLCIAGASRNGIQLLKPKSKKKHVQVKLLYRPPSSNGRAIEGREEAVGGDGTPRPHRRRRESDEEVARKLHRVMNSSPRISFTGPKRPRGIAAGEDGYHSDGGGGDACNGSSTHTPTSVGGLLNGGSSVGKSGERTIHSSKTRAPGDDGEAYSWNTARSSRHIADNGDGIGNLSAGRKVKIKRKQLFLNHNHDGEQREEDKETEQFRDPTGYDELKSNGAEKRPSFADAIAAPGGDDPMPTKITSVWKFKKFKPASSSHCSSDSKMLCSSSSAAETSASVKAD; via the coding sequence ATGGAGCCGTCGGATCTGAACACGCACCTGCCGCCGCGGAAGCGGCTGCTCGCAGGGCTCCGGACggcggccgcggcctccccctgcgaCGCCGCGCCCGCGCCCGAGCCGCCCTTGCTCCTCCCCGACGGCCTCGCGGCCCGTCTCCGCGACATGCCGCCGGCCAGCACGCAGCAGGAGATCATCCAGGCCGCCCAGCGCGCGGTCGACGCTGCCGAGGCCGCCGCGGCCGCTGCCCGGGCGGCTGCCGTCGACAAGGCGGCTGTGGCCGCCAGGGCTAGGGCTGCGGCCAGGGCTGCCATGGAGTTCCTCGACTCCCTCTGCATCGCCGGCGCGTCCAGAAATGGGATCCAGCTGCTCAAACCGAAATCCAAGAAGAAACATGTGCAGGTCAAGCTCCTGTATAGGCCGCCCTCGTCCAATGGCCGGGCGATCGAGGGGAGAGAAGAGGCTGTGGGTGGTGATGGCACTCCTAGGCCGCATCGTAGGCGCAGGGAGAGCGATGAGGAGGTCGCTCGCAAGCTTCACCGCGTGATGAACAGCTCGCCGCGGATTTCCTTCACCGGGCCCAAGAGACCCCGTGGTATCGCTGCCGGGGAAGATGGCTACCATAGTGATGGAGGTGGGGGTGATGCTTGCAATGGCTCCTCGACGCACACGCCAACCTCAGTTGGCGGGTTACTTAACGGGGGAAGCTCTGTTGGGAAATCCGGCGAGAGAACTATTCACTCTTCCAAAACTAGGGCTCCGGGCGATGATGGTGAAGCGTATTCTTGGAACACTGCAAGGAGCAGCAGGCACATTGCTGACAATGGAGATGGAATTGGAAACCTAAGCGCTGGTCGGaaagtgaagatcaagaggaagcaGCTGTTTTTGAACCACAATCATGACGGTGAACAgagagaagaggataaagaaacagAGCAATTCAGAGATCCTACAGGATACGACGAGCTGAAGTCCAATGGCGCAGAAAAGCGGCCTAGTTTTGCAGACGCAATTGCAGCACCTGGTGGTGATGATCCCATGCCGACGAAGATCACGTCGGTGTGGAAGTTCAAGAAGTTCAAACCGGCGTCGTCATCGCACTGCTCCTCTGACAGCAAGATGTTGTGTTCCTCGAGTTCGGCGGCTGAAACCTCTGCTTCGGTGAAGGCTGATTAG